From Kineosporia succinea, the proteins below share one genomic window:
- the paaI gene encoding hydroxyphenylacetyl-CoA thioesterase PaaI, whose translation MSDEQQLAERSVAAMLGGDRASAALGMKLELVTPGRSVVSMLVREDMTNGYDLCHGGLIASLADTAFAAACNTYGDVTVAAGFDITFLESARLGDRLEARAFEKARRGRSGLYDVTVVRCAEPEVVIAEFRGRSRSLGRPIGQALEGQ comes from the coding sequence GTGAGCGACGAGCAGCAGCTGGCCGAACGCTCGGTCGCCGCCATGCTCGGCGGTGACCGGGCCAGCGCCGCCCTGGGGATGAAGCTGGAACTCGTGACCCCCGGACGCTCGGTGGTGTCGATGCTCGTGCGCGAGGACATGACCAACGGCTACGACCTCTGCCACGGCGGGCTGATCGCGTCGCTCGCCGACACGGCGTTCGCCGCGGCCTGCAACACCTATGGCGACGTGACGGTGGCGGCCGGATTCGACATCACGTTCCTGGAGTCCGCGCGGCTCGGCGACCGGCTCGAGGCCCGGGCGTTCGAGAAGGCGCGGCGCGGGCGTTCCGGGCTGTACGACGTGACGGTGGTGCGGTGTGCGGAACCGGAGGTCGTCATTGCCGAGTTCCGCGGGCGGTCACGGTCTTTGGGCCGGCCGATCGGTCAGGCCCTCGAAGGCCAGTGA
- a CDS encoding 3-hydroxyacyl-CoA dehydrogenase family protein, which translates to MSVPEHVGVYGGGRMGAGIAQVFLTAGSSVTVVESSPGFAAAARERIAAGLAKAAAKGALSSSVEDLIDRLHATDDASVLSGASLVVEAVPEDVDLKAGVLRTIEKHAPQAVVASNTSSLSIDGLAGALERPENFLGLHFFNPVPVSSLVEIVVGAQTADALVVRAREWVAALSKTAITVTDSPGFASSRLGVSLALEAIRMVEEGVGSAEDVDTAMTLGYRHPTGPLRTTDIVGLDVRLAIAEHLARELGPRFEPPRLLRDLVAAGHLGRKTGKGFYEW; encoded by the coding sequence GTGAGCGTTCCGGAGCATGTCGGGGTCTACGGCGGAGGACGCATGGGGGCGGGTATCGCCCAGGTGTTCCTGACCGCGGGCAGTTCGGTCACGGTGGTGGAGAGCTCGCCCGGGTTCGCGGCCGCGGCGCGCGAGCGGATCGCGGCCGGGTTGGCGAAAGCGGCTGCCAAGGGTGCGCTCTCGTCGTCCGTCGAGGATCTGATCGACCGGCTGCACGCCACTGATGACGCGTCGGTCCTGTCCGGCGCCTCCCTCGTGGTCGAGGCCGTCCCCGAGGACGTGGACCTGAAAGCCGGTGTCCTGCGGACGATCGAGAAGCACGCGCCGCAAGCGGTGGTGGCCTCGAACACCAGCAGCCTGTCGATCGACGGGCTCGCGGGAGCCCTCGAGCGGCCGGAGAACTTTCTGGGGCTGCACTTCTTCAACCCGGTGCCGGTGAGCAGCCTGGTCGAGATCGTGGTGGGGGCGCAGACCGCGGACGCGCTGGTCGTCCGGGCCCGGGAATGGGTTGCGGCGCTGAGCAAGACAGCGATCACGGTGACCGACTCGCCGGGTTTCGCCAGCAGCCGGCTCGGGGTCTCGCTGGCGCTGGAGGCGATCCGGATGGTCGAGGAGGGCGTGGGCTCGGCGGAGGACGTCGACACCGCCATGACCCTGGGCTACCGCCACCCGACCGGACCGCTGCGCACGACCGACATCGTGGGCCTGGACGTGCGCCTGGCCATCGCCGAGCACCTGGCCCGCGAACTCGGCCCGCGCTTCGAGCCGCCGCGGCTGCTCCGTGATCTGGTCGCGGCCGGGCACCTGGGCCGCAAGACCGGGAAGGGGTTCTACGAGTGGTGA
- a CDS encoding enoyl-CoA hydratase/isomerase family protein — translation MSAPLITEDHKDRVLWRLNRPERRNAIDKELVDALHAACSEVEAEPRIVLVTGEGGTFAAGADIAQLRERRRDAALQGINSTIFDRIHRLPMPTIGLVDGYALGGGAELAYACDFRIGTPATKIGNPETGLGILAAAGASWRLLELVGEPLAKEILLAGRILGAEEAREVRLLNEIVEAEDLLAAGHRWADRIAAQAPLATRLTKTVMHAPHGAHPVIDDLAQAVLFETEEKHTRMTAFLEKRRKS, via the coding sequence ATGAGCGCGCCGCTGATCACGGAAGACCACAAGGACCGCGTCCTCTGGCGCCTGAACCGGCCCGAGCGCCGCAACGCGATCGACAAGGAGCTCGTCGACGCCCTGCACGCGGCCTGTTCCGAGGTCGAGGCCGAGCCCCGGATCGTGCTGGTCACCGGCGAGGGCGGGACGTTCGCGGCCGGGGCCGACATCGCCCAGCTGCGCGAGCGCCGGCGCGACGCGGCGTTGCAGGGCATCAACTCGACGATCTTCGACCGGATCCACCGGCTGCCCATGCCCACGATCGGCCTGGTCGACGGCTACGCGCTGGGTGGGGGAGCGGAACTGGCCTACGCCTGCGACTTCCGGATCGGCACGCCCGCCACGAAGATCGGCAACCCGGAGACCGGCCTGGGCATCCTGGCCGCGGCCGGCGCGTCGTGGCGTCTGCTCGAGCTGGTCGGAGAACCGCTGGCCAAGGAGATCCTGCTCGCCGGGCGGATTCTCGGCGCCGAGGAGGCGCGCGAGGTGCGGTTGCTGAACGAGATCGTCGAGGCGGAGGACCTGCTCGCGGCCGGGCACCGCTGGGCCGACCGGATCGCGGCGCAGGCCCCGCTGGCCACCCGCCTGACCAAGACCGTGATGCACGCACCGCACGGCGCCCACCCGGTGATCGACGACCTGGCGCAGGCGGTGCTGTTCGAGACCGAGGAGAAGCACACGCGGATGACGGCTTTCCTGGAGAAGCGGAGGAAGTCGTGA
- a CDS encoding thiolase family protein — protein MTEAFVVAGVRTPIGRYGGALAHVRPDDLAALVVGEAVRRAGIDPALIDEVVFGAANQAGEDNRNVARMAVLLAGLPDTIPGFTVNRLCASGLTSVATARALIAAGDADVVVAGGVESMTRAPWVTEKPAKAFAKPGASFDSSIGWRFTNPRFDESTTASMPQTAENVAERWKLGREQLDAFALRSHERALAAIKEGRFADEIVPVPVKGGVVDVDEGPRADTSLERLARLRPVNGPDGRVTAGNSSSLNDGAAAVVIVSERIASRLGLRPRARLVAAASAGVPPEVMGIGPVPATLKALTRVGWSVDDLDTIELNEAFASQSLACMSDLGLDPDRVNADGGAIALGHPLGASGTRILVTLLGRMERTDARKGLATMCVGVGQGSALLVERA, from the coding sequence ATGACTGAAGCCTTCGTCGTCGCCGGAGTCCGCACTCCGATCGGCCGGTACGGCGGCGCGCTCGCCCACGTGCGGCCCGACGACCTCGCCGCACTCGTGGTCGGTGAAGCGGTGCGACGGGCCGGCATCGATCCCGCGCTGATCGACGAGGTGGTGTTCGGCGCCGCGAACCAGGCCGGCGAGGACAACCGCAACGTCGCCCGGATGGCCGTGCTGCTGGCCGGTCTGCCCGACACGATTCCCGGGTTCACCGTGAACCGGCTCTGTGCCAGCGGCCTCACCTCCGTCGCCACCGCGCGGGCCCTGATCGCGGCCGGGGACGCCGACGTCGTGGTCGCCGGTGGCGTGGAGTCGATGACGCGCGCACCCTGGGTGACGGAGAAGCCCGCCAAGGCGTTCGCCAAACCGGGAGCCTCGTTCGACTCGTCGATCGGATGGCGATTCACCAACCCCCGGTTCGACGAGTCCACCACCGCGAGCATGCCGCAGACCGCCGAGAACGTGGCCGAACGCTGGAAGCTCGGCCGGGAGCAGCTCGACGCGTTCGCGTTGCGGTCGCACGAGCGGGCGCTCGCGGCGATCAAGGAGGGACGCTTCGCGGACGAGATCGTGCCGGTCCCGGTCAAGGGCGGTGTGGTGGACGTGGACGAGGGGCCGCGCGCGGACACCAGTCTCGAGCGGCTGGCCCGGTTGCGTCCGGTGAACGGGCCGGACGGGCGGGTCACGGCGGGCAACTCCAGCTCGCTGAACGACGGGGCGGCGGCGGTGGTGATCGTGAGCGAGCGGATTGCTTCCCGGCTGGGGCTCCGGCCGAGGGCCCGGCTGGTGGCGGCGGCCAGCGCCGGGGTCCCGCCCGAGGTCATGGGGATCGGGCCGGTGCCGGCCACGCTGAAAGCCCTGACCCGGGTGGGCTGGTCGGTCGACGACCTCGACACGATCGAGCTCAACGAGGCCTTCGCCTCGCAGAGTCTGGCCTGCATGAGCGATCTCGGGCTCGACCCGGATCGCGTGAACGCCGACGGTGGGGCGATCGCGCTCGGGCACCCGCTCGGGGCCAGCGGCACCCGCATCCTGGTCACGCTGCTCGGGCGGATGGAGCGCACGGACGCCCGGAAGGGCCTGGCCACGATGTGCGTCGGCGTGGGGCAGGGCAGTGCCCTGCTGGTGGAGCGGGCATGA
- the paaE gene encoding 1,2-phenylacetyl-CoA epoxidase subunit PaaE — translation MTLLLEPVQARAGFHRLTVRAVERLCEDAAAVTFDVPPGLESTFAFEAGQSLTLRRTVDGVEHRRSYSICSPAGSRPRIGVREIPDGMFSSWLVREVRPGDEIEVAPPAGSWRADASKGERHLCIAAGSGITPMLSVASTVLQHPSAHVSLLYGNRNSRTVMFAEELGDLKNAHGPQLQVVHVLSREPRDVELFSGRLDADRVRRLLTELVPVETFDHVWLCGPLELVESARAVLLSLDVPADRIHVELFYVDAPPPRPRRPEGAVEGETTELTTVLDGLRATASVSRDVTVLDGAQATRADLPFACKGGVCGTCRAVVRDGEVDMRRNYALEPAEVEAGFVLTCQTFPVSDCVTVDFDA, via the coding sequence ATGACGTTACTTCTCGAACCGGTCCAGGCCCGCGCCGGGTTCCACCGGCTGACGGTGCGGGCGGTGGAGCGGCTCTGCGAGGACGCGGCCGCGGTGACGTTCGACGTGCCCCCGGGGCTCGAGAGCACGTTCGCCTTCGAAGCGGGCCAGTCACTGACCCTGCGCCGGACGGTCGACGGGGTGGAGCACCGGCGCTCGTACTCGATCTGCTCACCCGCCGGCAGTCGTCCCCGCATCGGCGTCCGCGAGATCCCCGACGGGATGTTCTCGTCGTGGCTCGTGCGTGAGGTGCGCCCCGGTGACGAGATAGAGGTGGCGCCCCCGGCCGGGTCCTGGCGGGCCGACGCGTCGAAGGGCGAGCGGCACCTGTGCATCGCCGCCGGGTCGGGCATCACGCCGATGCTGAGCGTGGCCTCGACCGTGCTGCAGCATCCGTCGGCCCACGTGTCCCTGCTCTACGGCAACCGCAACAGCCGCACCGTGATGTTCGCCGAGGAGCTGGGCGACCTGAAGAACGCCCACGGGCCGCAGCTGCAGGTCGTGCACGTGCTCTCGCGTGAACCCCGTGACGTGGAGCTGTTCTCGGGCCGGCTCGACGCCGACCGGGTGCGCCGCCTGCTGACCGAGCTGGTGCCGGTGGAGACGTTCGACCACGTGTGGCTGTGCGGTCCGCTGGAACTGGTGGAGTCGGCCCGCGCGGTGCTGCTCTCGCTGGACGTGCCCGCCGACCGCATCCACGTCGAGCTGTTCTACGTGGACGCGCCGCCGCCCCGGCCTCGCCGCCCCGAAGGTGCGGTCGAGGGGGAGACCACCGAACTCACCACCGTGCTCGACGGCCTGCGCGCCACCGCGTCCGTGTCCCGTGACGTCACCGTGCTCGACGGCGCCCAGGCCACCCGCGCCGACCTGCCCTTCGCCTGCAAGGGCGGGGTGTGCGGCACCTGCCGGGCGGTGGTGCGCGACGGCGAGGTGGACATGCGCCGCAACTACGCCCTCGAACCGGCGGAGGTGGAGGCCGGGTTCGTGCTCACCTGCCAGACCTTCCCGGTGAGTGACTGCGTGACCGTTGATTTCGACGCCTGA
- the paaD gene encoding 1,2-phenylacetyl-CoA epoxidase subunit PaaD — protein sequence MTTAYDVARTVTDPEMPMLTLEDLGVLRSVEMKDDVVVASITPTYLGCPAMATMRDDLVHRLNDAGFERVEVRVTLDPPWSSDWITAKGRRALTEHGLSAPGSVRRSVGLSLGPTRRRLHCPRCGSANTRLSSEFGATACKALYRCDDCLEPFEHVKEI from the coding sequence ATGACCACCGCCTACGACGTGGCGCGCACCGTCACCGATCCCGAGATGCCGATGCTCACGCTCGAGGATCTCGGCGTCCTGCGCTCGGTCGAGATGAAGGACGACGTGGTCGTCGCGTCGATCACGCCCACCTACCTGGGGTGCCCGGCGATGGCGACGATGCGCGACGATCTCGTGCACCGGCTGAACGACGCGGGTTTCGAGCGGGTCGAGGTGCGGGTGACGCTCGACCCACCGTGGTCGAGCGACTGGATCACGGCGAAGGGCCGCCGGGCCCTGACCGAGCACGGCCTGTCGGCGCCCGGGAGTGTGCGCCGCTCGGTGGGGCTCTCGCTCGGCCCGACCCGGCGCCGGCTGCACTGCCCGCGCTGCGGATCCGCGAACACCCGGCTGAGCTCGGAGTTCGGTGCGACCGCGTGCAAGGCCCTCTACCGCTGCGACGATTGCCTCGAGCCCTTCGAGCACGTGAAAGAGATCTGA
- the paaC gene encoding 1,2-phenylacetyl-CoA epoxidase subunit PaaC: protein MHDDDFEADSSQWAFGTDFEDPLAGVDTSIPAGVDPDELARYCLGLADDALIMSQRLAEWCSRAPEMEDDVALANLALDLLGQARLLLARAAAASPGIVPELPEGSPVPPEDALAFFREAGQFRNVRLAEVPNGDFAHVVVRLLLFSVARFEVLERLRLSRDHVLAAVATRGVKELSYHRDWSGRWFLTLARGTQESHRRLLAALDELWVFRGELTAADASVTDVGVDPSTVSAAVDAVLEQVLATSGVERPSKGALAGVGGRFGRDGVHTEHLSLLLAEMQVVARAHPSGRW, encoded by the coding sequence ATGCACGACGACGATTTCGAGGCCGACTCCTCGCAGTGGGCGTTCGGCACCGACTTCGAGGACCCCCTGGCCGGGGTCGACACCAGCATCCCGGCCGGCGTCGATCCGGACGAACTGGCGCGGTACTGCCTGGGTCTCGCCGACGACGCGCTGATCATGTCGCAGCGCCTGGCCGAGTGGTGCAGCCGCGCGCCCGAGATGGAAGACGACGTGGCGCTGGCGAACCTGGCGCTCGACCTGCTCGGCCAGGCCCGGCTGCTGCTGGCCCGGGCCGCCGCGGCCTCGCCCGGGATCGTGCCGGAACTGCCGGAGGGATCACCGGTTCCGCCCGAGGACGCGCTCGCGTTCTTCCGGGAGGCCGGGCAGTTCCGCAACGTGCGCCTGGCCGAGGTGCCGAACGGGGACTTCGCCCACGTGGTCGTGCGGCTGCTGCTGTTCTCGGTGGCCCGGTTCGAGGTGCTCGAGCGGCTGCGCCTCAGCCGGGACCACGTGCTCGCGGCGGTGGCCACGCGCGGGGTGAAAGAGCTGTCGTACCACCGGGACTGGTCGGGCCGCTGGTTCCTGACCCTGGCCCGGGGAACGCAGGAGTCGCACCGGCGGTTGCTCGCGGCGCTCGACGAACTGTGGGTCTTCCGCGGCGAACTGACGGCGGCGGACGCCTCGGTGACCGATGTCGGGGTCGATCCGTCGACGGTCTCCGCGGCGGTGGACGCGGTGCTCGAGCAGGTGCTCGCGACCAGTGGGGTGGAGCGTCCGTCGAAGGGCGCACTGGCCGGGGTCGGCGGGCGGTTCGGGCGGGACGGCGTGCACACCGAGCACCTCAGTCTTCTGCTGGCCGAGATGCAGGTGGTCGCGCGGGCGCACCCGAGCGGGCGGTGGTGA
- the paaB gene encoding 1,2-phenylacetyl-CoA epoxidase subunit PaaB, with the protein MTDRREWPLYEIFVRGKRGLNHVHVGSLHAADDGMALRNARDVYTRRNEGVSIWVVKADAITASSPDEKDALFAPSGDKVYRHPTFYTIPDDVPHM; encoded by the coding sequence GTGACTGATCGTCGGGAATGGCCCCTGTACGAGATTTTCGTGCGCGGCAAGCGCGGCCTCAACCACGTTCACGTCGGCTCGCTGCACGCCGCCGACGACGGGATGGCCCTGCGCAACGCCCGCGACGTCTACACCCGCCGCAACGAGGGCGTGAGCATCTGGGTGGTGAAGGCCGACGCCATCACCGCCTCCAGTCCCGACGAGAAGGATGCGTTGTTCGCCCCGAGCGGCGACAAGGTCTACCGCCACCCGACCTTCTACACGATCCCCGACGACGTCCCCCACATGTGA